The following coding sequences lie in one Blastopirellula retiformator genomic window:
- a CDS encoding isoprenyl transferase, whose translation MTSQSSSQSVQPDLGVPAERLPRHIAVIMDGNGRWAQRQGLPRVEGHRRGVTSVRRTTEECARLGIEQLTLYCLSSENWKRPQYELDFLMHLLEQYMIEERSTIMANNIQVRIIGRRDGIPPQVQQEMDRTIQLSSTNTGTTLCLAINYGGRGEMVDAVRKMATEAASGALDPASITEDAIAAHLYTAGMPDPDLLIRTAGEMRISNFLLWQISYAELWVTQQCWPEFCEETLHQAIRDFAGRDRRFGGLNDDTAEGAT comes from the coding sequence ATGACCTCGCAATCGTCTAGCCAATCCGTTCAGCCTGATCTGGGCGTTCCCGCCGAGCGTCTGCCGCGACATATTGCGGTGATCATGGACGGCAACGGACGTTGGGCGCAGCGGCAGGGCTTGCCGCGGGTCGAAGGGCATCGCCGCGGCGTGACGTCGGTGCGGCGGACGACCGAGGAATGTGCTCGGCTGGGCATCGAGCAGCTGACCCTCTATTGTCTTTCCAGTGAAAACTGGAAGCGGCCGCAATACGAACTCGACTTCCTCATGCATCTGCTCGAGCAGTACATGATCGAAGAACGCAGCACGATCATGGCCAACAATATTCAGGTTCGGATCATCGGTCGCCGCGATGGGATTCCGCCGCAGGTCCAGCAAGAGATGGATCGCACGATCCAGCTCAGCTCAACCAATACCGGCACCACGCTTTGTCTGGCGATCAACTATGGCGGCCGGGGCGAAATGGTCGACGCGGTCCGCAAAATGGCGACCGAGGCGGCTAGTGGCGCGCTCGATCCGGCCTCGATAACCGAAGACGCGATCGCCGCTCACTTGTACACCGCCGGCATGCCCGATCCCGACCTGTTGATTCGCACGGCCGGCGAAATGCGGATCAGCAACTTTCTGCTGTGGCAGATCAGCTACGCCGAACTTTGGGTCACCCAGCAATGTTGGCCAGAGTTTTGCGAAGAGACGTTGCATCAGGCGATACGCGACTTTGCCGGGCGAGACCGGCGATTCGGCGGGTTGAATGACGATACCGCGGAAGGAGCGACTTAG
- a CDS encoding MTH1187 family thiamine-binding protein gives MVLLEFSMSPLNKGDSVSQYVARSIDIIDRSGLDYRLHAMGTIIEGEIDEVLAVLKACLEAMAADCDRITCSAKLDYRAGYSGRLQTKVDSVEQKLGRRVKTLGSASSEQDS, from the coding sequence ATGGTATTGTTGGAATTCAGCATGTCCCCACTGAACAAAGGGGACAGCGTCAGCCAATACGTTGCCCGGAGCATCGATATTATCGACAGAAGTGGACTCGATTATCGACTCCATGCTATGGGAACGATCATTGAAGGCGAGATTGATGAGGTGCTAGCGGTGCTAAAAGCCTGTTTAGAGGCGATGGCGGCCGATTGCGATCGCATCACGTGCTCCGCAAAATTAGATTATCGCGCTGGATATTCGGGACGCTTGCAGACGAAAGTCGACTCGGTCGAGCAGAAACTGGGACGCCGTGTGAAGACGTTGGGTTCAGCTAGCAGCGAGCAAGATTCGTAA
- the lhgO gene encoding L-2-hydroxyglutarate oxidase → MSIDAIVLGGGIVGLATAYELLQRDPNRRVVVCEKEAAVATHQTGRNSGVLHSGIYYKPGSLKATNCRAGKALMEQFCREHAIPYDICGKVVVAIDSSELPQLEGIYQRGQANGVRCERIGRERLLELEPHCAGVEAIHVPETGIVDYRQVSTKLADLIRERGGEIWLGAKVEKIFERESEISIETTAGSVSGTIAINCCGLYCDRVARLTGAKPAAKIVPFRGEYFELRPSAEHLCKNLIYPVPDLNFPFLGVHFTRMIEGGVDCGPNAVMALAREGYGKLDINLADLWESVSYRGFRKLVARHWKAGLQEFYRSCSKKAFVRSLQRLIPEITAADIFAAPAGIRAQAIAESGDLVDDFLIQREGRMINVLNAPSPAATSSLQIAKTIVDSL, encoded by the coding sequence ATGTCGATCGATGCGATCGTCCTCGGCGGAGGAATTGTCGGACTTGCGACCGCTTATGAGCTGCTCCAGCGCGACCCGAATCGACGCGTCGTGGTCTGCGAAAAAGAAGCGGCTGTCGCAACGCACCAAACGGGACGCAACTCCGGCGTGCTGCATTCGGGCATCTACTACAAGCCGGGATCGCTCAAGGCGACCAACTGCCGCGCCGGCAAAGCGCTGATGGAGCAATTCTGTCGCGAGCATGCGATTCCCTACGACATCTGCGGCAAGGTGGTCGTGGCGATCGACTCTTCGGAACTTCCGCAGTTGGAAGGCATCTATCAGCGCGGTCAGGCAAACGGCGTCCGCTGCGAGCGAATCGGTCGCGAGCGTTTGCTGGAACTGGAGCCGCACTGCGCCGGGGTCGAAGCGATCCATGTGCCGGAGACGGGGATCGTCGACTATCGCCAGGTAAGCACGAAACTTGCCGATCTGATTCGTGAGCGCGGAGGAGAAATCTGGCTCGGCGCCAAGGTCGAAAAAATCTTCGAGCGCGAGAGTGAGATTTCGATTGAGACGACCGCTGGATCGGTTAGCGGAACGATTGCGATCAACTGTTGCGGGCTCTACTGCGACCGAGTTGCTCGCCTGACTGGAGCAAAGCCGGCGGCGAAGATCGTTCCCTTTCGCGGTGAGTACTTTGAGTTACGCCCCTCGGCGGAGCATCTCTGCAAGAACCTGATCTACCCAGTTCCCGACCTCAATTTTCCCTTTCTCGGCGTCCACTTTACCCGCATGATCGAAGGAGGCGTCGATTGCGGTCCCAATGCGGTCATGGCGCTGGCCCGCGAAGGGTATGGCAAGTTGGATATCAACTTGGCCGACCTGTGGGAATCGGTCAGTTACCGCGGTTTTCGCAAGCTGGTCGCCCGCCATTGGAAAGCGGGGTTGCAGGAGTTTTACCGCTCCTGTTCCAAGAAGGCGTTCGTACGATCGCTGCAGCGGCTGATTCCCGAGATCACCGCCGCTGACATTTTTGCGGCGCCGGCCGGTATCCGAGCCCAGGCGATCGCCGAGAGCGGCGACTTGGTCGACGATTTCCTGATCCAGCGGGAAGGGCGGATGATCAACGTTCTCAACGCACCCAGTCCCGCGGCGACTTCTTCGCTACAGATCGCCAAAACGATTGTCGACTCGCTCTAG
- a CDS encoding phosphatidate cytidylyltransferase translates to MLGWRLIGAAAIIIPVITLCWLDFSWNFDRPGIWLLPLAVMIAVFAAEEVLGLLRAKQLRPAGWACHVGTLLVLGTAAMSIWWPFETPPTSMQSKWILFSLAAGMVLSLVSEMRRYEKPGWAIVHVGLTIFTIAYVGGLMSFVIRLRLVHSELPDGNAWGMIALLSMIVATKMSDAGAYFTGRLFGRTKLAPNLSPGKTVEGALGGLVFAVFGAWVIFALVAPQLTTSEPPAFWRLCLYAICVAIAGMVGDLAESLFKRDMESKDSSTWLIGLGGVLDVLDSLLVAAPMALFFWEIGLVGPQ, encoded by the coding sequence GTGCTAGGATGGCGATTGATCGGCGCCGCGGCGATTATCATTCCGGTAATCACGCTCTGTTGGCTCGACTTCAGCTGGAACTTCGATCGTCCTGGAATTTGGCTCCTGCCATTGGCGGTTATGATCGCCGTGTTCGCCGCCGAAGAGGTCTTGGGGCTGTTGCGAGCCAAGCAACTGCGCCCTGCCGGATGGGCATGTCATGTCGGCACGCTCCTCGTTTTGGGGACCGCCGCGATGTCGATCTGGTGGCCGTTCGAGACGCCCCCGACCAGCATGCAGTCGAAGTGGATCTTGTTTTCATTAGCCGCGGGAATGGTGCTGTCGCTGGTCAGCGAGATGCGGCGGTACGAAAAGCCAGGCTGGGCGATCGTGCATGTCGGTCTGACGATCTTTACGATCGCCTACGTTGGCGGGCTGATGAGCTTTGTGATCCGGTTGCGATTGGTCCATAGCGAACTGCCGGACGGTAACGCCTGGGGGATGATCGCACTGTTGTCGATGATTGTCGCCACCAAAATGTCGGACGCCGGCGCCTACTTTACCGGGCGGCTGTTCGGACGGACGAAACTGGCCCCCAATCTGAGCCCCGGCAAGACGGTCGAGGGGGCGCTGGGCGGATTGGTCTTCGCCGTGTTTGGCGCCTGGGTGATTTTCGCGTTGGTCGCGCCGCAACTGACGACAAGCGAACCCCCAGCGTTTTGGCGTCTCTGTCTGTATGCGATTTGCGTCGCGATCGCCGGGATGGTGGGCGATTTGGCCGAATCGCTGTTCAAGCGAGATATGGAAAGTAAGGACTCCAGCACCTGGCTGATCGGGCTGGGAGGAGTCTTGGACGTCCTCGATTCGCTACTGGTGGCGGCCCCGATGGCCCTTTTTTTCTGGGAAATCGGTCTGGTAGGGCCGCAATAG
- a CDS encoding adenylosuccinate synthase — translation MPGTCVIGLQWGDEAKGKLVDLLTRRHDVVARFLGGANAGHTVVDGENTYKLHHIPSGILSLDVANVVTAGVVINPPILLQEIDGLKERDVPVKNLLLSDRAHIIFPWHMAEDRAMNQSTADGENIGTTMRGIGPCYRDKVGRSHAIRLGDLVRPGLKEKIALITAAKNKTIASMYNEGEFTPLDADAIYAEYSGYADRLREYVTDSTAYLLDAADENKRILFEGAQGALLDVDHGTYPFVTSSNSSGVGASAGSGVPAKFINQTIGVVKAYSTRVGGGPFPTEQDNELGEKIRVRGNEFGTTTGRPRRCGWLDAVAVRYTARISGIDTIALMMLDVLSTLDELKICVAYELDGERLTHFPSHVDDVRKVKPIYETLPGWADEITGARSMEDLPANALAYIRRISELVGCEVGVVSVGPDRKQTIFTEQLAELVGAAS, via the coding sequence GTGCCAGGTACATGCGTCATCGGCTTGCAGTGGGGCGACGAAGCGAAGGGAAAGCTCGTCGATTTGTTGACCAGGCGCCACGATGTGGTCGCACGGTTTTTGGGTGGCGCAAACGCCGGCCATACCGTCGTCGACGGAGAGAACACTTACAAGCTGCACCATATTCCGAGCGGGATTCTCAGCTTGGACGTCGCCAACGTCGTCACGGCGGGGGTCGTCATCAATCCACCGATCCTGCTGCAGGAAATCGACGGGCTAAAGGAGCGGGACGTTCCGGTCAAGAACCTCCTGCTTAGCGACCGCGCTCACATCATCTTCCCCTGGCACATGGCCGAAGATCGGGCGATGAACCAGTCGACCGCCGATGGCGAGAACATCGGCACCACGATGCGCGGCATTGGCCCGTGCTATCGCGACAAGGTCGGCCGTTCACATGCGATTCGCCTGGGAGACCTGGTTCGTCCTGGTCTGAAGGAGAAGATCGCACTGATCACCGCGGCGAAGAACAAGACGATCGCCAGCATGTACAACGAGGGGGAATTCACGCCGCTCGACGCCGATGCGATCTACGCCGAGTATTCCGGCTACGCCGATCGTCTGCGGGAATACGTCACCGATTCGACCGCCTATCTGCTCGACGCGGCCGACGAGAACAAACGCATTCTCTTTGAGGGCGCCCAAGGCGCGCTGCTCGACGTTGACCACGGCACCTACCCGTTCGTTACCAGCAGCAACAGCTCGGGCGTCGGCGCTTCGGCCGGTTCGGGCGTTCCGGCGAAGTTCATCAACCAGACGATTGGCGTCGTCAAAGCGTACAGCACGCGGGTTGGCGGCGGGCCGTTTCCGACTGAGCAAGACAACGAACTGGGCGAGAAGATCCGCGTCCGGGGTAACGAGTTTGGCACCACGACCGGGCGTCCGCGTCGCTGCGGTTGGCTCGACGCGGTGGCGGTCCGCTACACCGCCCGAATTAGCGGCATCGACACGATTGCGCTAATGATGCTCGACGTGCTGTCGACGCTGGACGAACTGAAGATCTGCGTCGCCTACGAACTGGATGGCGAGCGGCTGACCCACTTCCCCAGCCATGTCGACGACGTCCGCAAGGTTAAGCCGATCTACGAAACGCTGCCCGGTTGGGCCGACGAGATCACCGGCGCCCGTAGCATGGAAGATCTGCCGGCCAACGCGCTGGCGTACATCCGGCGGATTTCGGAACTGGTCGGCTGTGAAGTTGGCGTCGTGTCGGTCGGCCCTGATCGCAAACAGACGATTTTCACCGAGCAACTGGCGGAGTTGGTCGGCGCCGCCTCGTAG
- a CDS encoding PhoH family protein, with product MYEATIRFLDNSSVLQLFGARDQHVRRIRESLGVTITHRDGRVRIAGRELAVAQATKVIEALRNKVERQGLITLDEVEDSLADVTGETTTKPKTLPISVFKKTQRVTPMTPGQAAYVEIMREHEMVFALGPAGTGKTYLAVAYAVESLLEQRIRKIVLVRPAVEAGEQLGFLPGTLHEKINPYLQPMLDSLGEMIDREQVARYMEQNVIEVIPLAFMRGRTLNDAFIILDEAQNTTVSQMKMFLTRLGKNSRMVISGDATQNDLPPNVSSGLADAIMRLKDIKGIGQVHLTQADIVRHALVQEIVNAYERGTNTN from the coding sequence ATGTACGAAGCGACTATCCGATTTCTCGACAATTCGTCTGTACTTCAGCTGTTCGGAGCCCGCGACCAACACGTTCGCCGGATTCGCGAATCGCTCGGCGTCACGATTACGCATCGTGACGGCCGGGTGCGCATCGCCGGTCGGGAACTAGCCGTCGCTCAGGCGACCAAGGTGATCGAAGCGTTACGGAATAAAGTGGAACGCCAAGGACTCATCACACTGGACGAGGTCGAAGACTCGCTGGCCGACGTCACCGGCGAGACGACGACCAAGCCGAAGACGCTGCCGATCTCGGTCTTCAAGAAGACGCAGCGCGTCACTCCCATGACCCCCGGTCAGGCGGCTTATGTCGAAATCATGCGCGAGCATGAGATGGTGTTCGCCCTGGGACCGGCAGGTACCGGCAAAACCTACTTGGCGGTCGCCTACGCCGTCGAGTCGTTGCTGGAGCAGCGGATCCGCAAGATCGTCTTGGTACGACCGGCCGTCGAAGCAGGCGAACAGCTCGGCTTCTTGCCGGGGACGCTGCACGAGAAGATCAATCCTTACCTGCAGCCGATGCTCGACTCGCTCGGCGAGATGATCGATCGAGAGCAGGTAGCCCGATACATGGAACAGAACGTCATCGAGGTGATCCCGCTGGCGTTCATGCGGGGACGGACGCTCAATGACGCGTTCATTATTTTGGACGAAGCCCAAAACACGACCGTATCGCAGATGAAGATGTTCTTGACCCGCTTGGGCAAGAACTCGCGGATGGTGATTTCCGGCGACGCGACGCAAAACGACTTGCCGCCGAACGTCAGCAGCGGCTTAGCGGATGCGATCATGCGATTGAAAGATATCAAGGGAATTGGCCAGGTCCATCTCACGCAAGCCGATATCGTGCGGCACGCTCTCGTCCAAGAGATCGTGAACGCTTACGAACGGGGAACGAACACGAACTAG
- a CDS encoding DUF1207 domain-containing protein — protein MTSDKSDKLTIRYATTIAVGITLCLLFTVETAHAQYRETHQRDLDTLMPGDDYTGPRPTFGISGISHIEAVEQQTELPFPDHPIEVSEYELAQDPFCGPCTDQYDFQLLPTGHIYKAHLANVQESRLSVKIGDLTGYRGSTVLDGNLGGRFGVFRYGNHDPFLPQGIQWDVEGSAKVRLDIPEDVDVRSADFRAGTQLTWSYRERPNHRTRFGYYHVSSHLGDEFLIKNPGYNRLNYSRDVLILGHSIYFSDRVRIYGQLGWAFYTTVSQPWELDFGFEWAPTRATGIRGEPFFAVDGHLRQEVNWGGSLTVQTGWAWVGDDSGHLLRIGLNYYNGNSSQLSFYEYWEQQVGFAIWYDY, from the coding sequence ATGACTTCCGATAAAAGCGACAAACTGACGATCCGCTACGCGACGACCATCGCCGTAGGGATAACGTTATGTCTGCTGTTTACCGTGGAAACCGCTCACGCCCAATATCGAGAAACCCATCAACGCGATCTCGATACCCTGATGCCAGGGGACGATTATACCGGGCCGCGGCCGACCTTTGGGATTTCGGGCATTTCGCATATCGAAGCGGTCGAACAGCAAACCGAATTGCCGTTTCCGGATCACCCGATCGAAGTGTCGGAATACGAACTAGCCCAAGATCCGTTCTGCGGTCCCTGCACCGACCAGTACGACTTTCAACTATTGCCGACCGGTCACATCTACAAAGCTCATCTGGCAAACGTTCAGGAGTCGCGTCTGTCGGTAAAAATCGGCGACCTGACCGGCTATCGCGGTTCGACCGTTCTAGACGGCAACCTAGGTGGTCGTTTTGGCGTTTTCCGCTATGGCAACCACGACCCGTTCCTGCCGCAAGGCATCCAGTGGGATGTCGAAGGTTCGGCCAAGGTGCGGCTCGATATTCCGGAAGATGTTGACGTTCGCAGCGCCGACTTCCGGGCAGGCACGCAGCTGACCTGGAGCTATCGCGAACGCCCGAATCATCGCACCCGTTTCGGCTACTACCACGTCAGTTCGCACCTGGGTGATGAGTTCCTGATTAAGAACCCGGGCTACAACCGGCTGAACTACTCGCGCGATGTGCTGATCCTGGGGCACTCGATCTACTTCTCCGACCGAGTCCGCATCTACGGCCAGTTGGGGTGGGCGTTTTACACGACCGTCTCGCAGCCATGGGAATTGGACTTTGGTTTTGAGTGGGCGCCGACGCGAGCGACCGGCATCCGAGGCGAACCATTCTTCGCTGTCGACGGACACCTGCGGCAAGAAGTCAACTGGGGCGGTAGCCTGACGGTGCAAACCGGATGGGCCTGGGTCGGCGACGACTCGGGTCACCTGCTACGGATCGGCCTGAACTACTACAACGGCAACAGCAGCCAACTTTCGTTCTACGAATATTGGGAACAACAAGTTGGCTTCGCGATTTGGTACGACTACTAA
- a CDS encoding type II secretion system protein, translating into MTSYPSSRRGFTLVELLVVIAIIGVLIALRLPAVEQARETPVDGILLPLTARSDAQL; encoded by the coding sequence TTGACCAGTTATCCATCTTCGCGCCGCGGGTTCACGCTTGTTGAACTTCTCGTGGTGATTGCCATCATCGGCGTCCTGATTGCGCTGCGGTTGCCCGCCGTTGAACAGGCCCGCGAGACGCCGGTCGATGGTATTTTGTTGCCCCTCACGGCGCGGTCCGATGCTCAGCTGTG
- a CDS encoding CPBP family intramembrane glutamic endopeptidase, translated as MTADIPPNEPESSEARPVSSRKQAERFVSSVVKLEGALLVLAIFLGWLFGVSPWQSASWNAADPAAAAQAFGIGIVATLPMIGFFFLLRFNKSVASVELQRLMETQVIPQFSRATIVELGAVAFAAGLCEEALFRGFLQSGFTEIIPDPFGGAATAILIVSVLFGLAHFLSLEYAAAATTMGCYFGLLFYWTGDLITPITTHFLYDWFALVYLRNTSETPTAAE; from the coding sequence TTGACTGCCGATATCCCACCGAATGAGCCGGAATCGAGCGAAGCCCGGCCGGTTTCTTCCCGCAAGCAGGCCGAACGGTTTGTCAGTTCGGTGGTCAAGCTCGAAGGTGCGTTGCTGGTCCTGGCCATCTTTCTCGGCTGGCTGTTTGGCGTTTCTCCTTGGCAAAGCGCTAGTTGGAACGCTGCTGATCCGGCCGCGGCGGCCCAAGCGTTTGGCATCGGCATCGTCGCCACGCTGCCGATGATTGGCTTTTTCTTCCTGCTGCGGTTCAACAAGAGCGTCGCTTCGGTCGAACTGCAGCGGTTGATGGAGACTCAGGTCATACCGCAGTTCTCCCGTGCGACGATTGTAGAACTGGGCGCGGTCGCCTTTGCGGCCGGCCTGTGCGAAGAGGCGCTGTTTCGCGGATTTCTCCAATCGGGTTTCACGGAAATTATTCCGGATCCCTTCGGGGGCGCCGCGACGGCGATCCTGATCGTCAGCGTCCTGTTCGGCCTAGCCCACTTCCTTTCGCTAGAGTACGCGGCGGCCGCTACCACCATGGGCTGCTATTTCGGCCTCCTGTTCTACTGGACCGGCGACCTGATCACGCCGATCACGACTCATTTTCTGTACGACTGGTTTGCGCTCGTCTACCTGCGAAACACGTCCGAAACGCCGACTGCCGCCGAATAG
- a CDS encoding bifunctional GNAT family N-acetyltransferase/carbon-nitrogen hydrolase family protein, with product METLDLKDFEWKTVVRRLTMDDFDQLVEMQLRCFPGMKPWSREHIQSQIDTFPAGQLCVEIDGKIAASASSLIVEYDPNMAWHNWSAISDNGMIRNHDPKGDTLYGIEIMVDPEFRGMRLSRRLYDARKELCRNLNLSRIIIGGRLPGYHKYANEMSAREYIDKVIERALFDPVLTAQLSNGFALQGLIPDYFPSDEASCGYATFLEWLNLDYRANAKRRYHHVVEPIRLAVVQYEMRAVKDFGEFATQCEFFIDAASDYKSDFVVFPELFTTQLLSCVPPSRPGLAARQLAEFTPQYLDLFTEMAVKHNVNIIGGSQFVIEDETLYNISYLFRRDGTLGKQYKIHITPSERKWWGVSPGDKVEVFDTDCGKISILVCYDIEFPELVRIAAQKDAGIVFVPFNTDTRQGYLRIRHCAMARCVENHVYVAVSGCTGNLPFVENSDLHYAQSAIFTPADAEFARDAIAAECNPNIETMIIHDVDVEQLRRHREIGNVQNWNDRRRDIYKVVYKEEGQEHEI from the coding sequence ATGGAAACGCTAGATCTAAAGGATTTTGAGTGGAAAACTGTCGTCCGTCGCCTGACGATGGATGACTTCGACCAGTTAGTCGAAATGCAACTCCGCTGTTTCCCCGGCATGAAGCCCTGGAGCCGTGAGCATATCCAGAGCCAGATCGACACCTTTCCGGCTGGTCAACTCTGCGTCGAGATCGACGGCAAAATCGCCGCCTCGGCCAGCAGTCTGATCGTGGAATACGATCCCAATATGGCTTGGCACAACTGGTCGGCGATCTCCGACAATGGCATGATTCGCAATCACGATCCCAAGGGAGATACCCTCTATGGGATCGAGATCATGGTCGATCCGGAGTTTCGCGGAATGCGACTCTCGCGGCGGCTCTATGACGCCCGAAAAGAGCTTTGCCGCAACCTGAACCTGTCGCGGATCATTATTGGCGGCCGGCTGCCCGGTTATCACAAGTACGCCAACGAAATGTCGGCGCGAGAATACATCGACAAGGTGATCGAGCGGGCCCTGTTCGACCCGGTGCTGACCGCCCAACTTTCCAACGGATTCGCGTTGCAAGGATTAATTCCCGATTATTTCCCGTCGGACGAAGCGTCGTGCGGTTACGCAACCTTCCTGGAATGGCTCAATCTCGATTATCGGGCCAACGCCAAACGTCGCTATCATCACGTCGTCGAGCCGATTCGCCTGGCCGTGGTGCAGTACGAAATGCGAGCCGTGAAGGACTTTGGCGAGTTCGCTACCCAATGCGAGTTTTTCATCGACGCCGCGTCGGACTACAAGAGCGACTTCGTTGTCTTTCCGGAGCTATTCACGACGCAGTTGCTGTCGTGCGTTCCTCCGTCACGTCCGGGTCTGGCGGCGCGGCAATTGGCCGAGTTCACCCCGCAATATCTCGATCTGTTTACCGAGATGGCGGTCAAGCACAACGTCAACATCATCGGCGGATCGCAATTTGTGATCGAGGACGAGACCCTTTACAACATCTCGTACCTGTTCCGCCGCGACGGGACGCTTGGCAAGCAATACAAGATTCACATCACGCCCAGCGAACGTAAATGGTGGGGCGTATCGCCAGGCGATAAGGTGGAAGTCTTCGACACCGACTGCGGCAAGATCTCGATCCTGGTCTGCTACGACATCGAATTTCCGGAGTTGGTCCGCATCGCAGCTCAAAAAGATGCCGGCATCGTCTTCGTGCCGTTCAACACCGACACCCGGCAAGGCTACCTGCGGATTCGTCACTGTGCGATGGCTCGCTGCGTCGAGAACCACGTGTACGTCGCCGTCTCGGGCTGCACCGGCAACTTGCCGTTTGTAGAGAACTCGGACCTGCACTACGCTCAATCGGCGATCTTTACGCCGGCCGACGCCGAGTTTGCCCGCGACGCGATCGCGGCCGAATGCAATCCGAACATCGAAACGATGATCATTCACGACGTCGACGTCGAACAGCTAAGACGCCACCGCGAAATCGGCAACGTGCAAAACTGGAACGATCGTCGCCGCGACATCTACAAAGTCGTCTACAAAGAGGAGGGCCAAGAGCACGAGATCTAG